CGTATCGACGATTACACGACAAAGACCTTCAGGGTTTCCGGCCGGTCGGGTCCGGTCTGGGCGCTCGAGGCCGACGACAACGGCCGTCCACCGGCCAGGGTCAGCCGGATGGGCAATTACCATCTGCCCCGGCGGCTCATGCTCTGCCTGGAGTGGCTGGAGGCGATTGAGCACAATCGACCCGCCAATCTCAAATGAACACTTCGACACAGACCCGCGACCGCGGGATGCCTACCAACGGGAGAGGCCGTTCTGAATGGTCCTGATAACAGGGATATTCGGGAGGGATCCTGAGTTGTCGCTGCGGCAGTCTCTTGCCGCAAACCCACGCTGATACGCCCCAAGAGACTGGGGCGACTACAACAGACAAAACTACGAACAGGAAATACCAGTTCTGAGCCAACGAATCGGCTTATCCTGAAGGCTGTCTCTTCCATCATGACCACCACACCATCTGAACTCCCGGTTGCTGAAGGCGGCGCCGCCATTCTGACCGAGCCTGTCCCCACCCGCGTTCGCTGGGACGAAGCCGAGCTGGCCAATCTGACCGCGATGATCGGTCAGTCCTCCCTGCTTTATTGGAATGGCCCCCAGACCAGGGCATTGCTCGAGGCTTTCAGAAAGCACTACCCGCTCAAATACTGCGCGCCCTGCTCTTCCGGAACAGCCGCCCTGCACATGGCGGTGGCGTCACTGGAAATGGCCCCCGGCGACGAGGTCATCATGTCGCCGATCACCGACATGGGTTCGATGATCGGGGTCCTCTACCAGCAGGGCGTCCCCGTCTTCGCCGACCTTGAGCCCCACACCTACAATATGGATCCGGCCGATGTCCGGCGGAAGATCACCGGCAAGACCCGTGCCATCATGGCCATTCACCTCGCCGGAAATCCTTGCCGCATGGATGAACTGATGGCCATTGCCGGAGAGCACGGTCTCGCGGTGATCGAGGACTGTGCCCAGACCTGGGGCGCCCTCTCCCGGGGTCGTCCGGTCGGAACCATCGGAACGCTCGGGTGCTATTCCTTCAACGACTTCAAACACATCAGCTGCGGCGACGGCGGCATGGTCGCCACCAACGATGAAAAGCTGGGGCCCGGCCTCCAGAAGTGGGGCGACAAGAACTACGACCGGGTGACCGGCAGCCGGATGCCCGAAGCCCTGGCCCCCAACTACCGGATCAGTGAACCGGAGTCGGCCGTCGCGGCCGCCCAATTGGGAAAACTGAAACACATCTGCGAACGGCGCAACGCCGTCGGCACGCGGATCACCGAGGCGATCGGCGATGCCCCCGGGGTGGTTCCTCCCGAGGTGGTTGATGGTGACTGGCACAGCTATTGGTTCTATATGCTGCGGATCGAACCGGACCGCCTGAAGGTCGATCGGGCCACCTTCGTCGCCGCCCTCAAGG
This sequence is a window from Opitutaceae bacterium. Protein-coding genes within it:
- a CDS encoding DegT/DnrJ/EryC1/StrS family aminotransferase, producing the protein MTTTPSELPVAEGGAAILTEPVPTRVRWDEAELANLTAMIGQSSLLYWNGPQTRALLEAFRKHYPLKYCAPCSSGTAALHMAVASLEMAPGDEVIMSPITDMGSMIGVLYQQGVPVFADLEPHTYNMDPADVRRKITGKTRAIMAIHLAGNPCRMDELMAIAGEHGLAVIEDCAQTWGALSRGRPVGTIGTLGCYSFNDFKHISCGDGGMVATNDEKLGPGLQKWGDKNYDRVTGSRMPEALAPNYRISEPESAVAAAQLGKLKHICERRNAVGTRITEAIGDAPGVVPPEVVDGDWHSYWFYMLRIEPDRLKVDRATFVAALKAEGLSASAGYIPAPVYKYPVFANHAFFAGRWPIRELGLTGMDYTKVSCPEAEAILDTCLIIPVNEAMSDDYGTKCGQAIRRVARYYAK